The region TGCATCTTGGGGGTCTTTTTTTGCAGGTCAGTTGATTTGAATGTTTTTTTGATAAAATTTTTGTTAGGATAAAAAAAGATTGGAGGATATTTTATGGCTCAAGATGAATATCTACTGGAAGCAAAAAATTTATCAAAAACCTATAAGGATAGGCAGGTGGTTAAAGATATCAATTTAACCATAAAAAAAGGAAGCTTTACAGCACTTTTAGGAACTAATGGGGCTGGAAAGTCAACAACCATTTCCATGCTGACCCTCTTAAGGAGACCAAGCTCTGGATCTATATCTTACGATGGTCTTTCCTCAGATAAGGACAGCAGTAAAATTAGGTCAAAGATTGGTCTTGTATCCCAAGGAAGTTACCTTGATGATGTTTTGACTGTTGAAGACAATCTTTATATGTGGGCTGGCTTATATAAGGGGATTAGCAGGGAGCGGATTAAGGAAGTAGTTGGTCTGACCCAGCTTGATGATATTCTTAAACATAAGGTCAAGGAGCTTTCAGGGGGGCAAAGAAGAAGGGCTGATATCGCCCTAGCCATCCTTCATCAGCCTGAAATTCTTTATCTGGATGAGCCAACGACAGGCCTAGATATCCAAACAAGGACGGCCGTTTGGGAGCTACTCCAGGAGATGAGAGTAAGTGAGGGACTAACAATCTTCTTGACCAGCCACTACCTGGACGAGGCAGAGTCAGCAGATAATGTCTACATCATTGATGGCGGGAAAATCATAGCCCATGGCTCGGCGGCTGACTTAATAAGGCAATATTCCAAGAAAAGATTATCCATCCTGGATGGGGATTTTGATCAAATCAAAAGAATCCTTAAACTTAGTCAGACAACATTTCCCATTTCACTTGATTTTGACGACTCTATTGCTGCAATAGCTACCCTTGAACAGTTGAAGGTCTATATTAAAGATTTTACCTACCAGGGAGGGAATATGAATGATGTCTTTTTAAGTCTAACAGGAAGGGAGATGCGTTAATGAAAGCACTAATGATGAGAAACTTAAAACTCTATTTTAAGGAACCTCTAGCAATTTTCTTTTCTCTTTTGAGCTCCCTGATTATTTTAATCCTCTATTTTGCCTTTTTAAGGGAGGGTTATTTGAGCAATTTGTCGGGACTTCCTGGGCGTGATAAGTTTTCAGACCTTTGGCTTTTGGCAGGCCTTCTTGCTGTAACAGGTATTACAGTTTGTTTTCAGTCTATGGCACAGCTTGTAATTGACCATTCAAGCGGCAAGCTGCAGTACTTTAGATTGACCGATACTAGGGCTTCAGCCATCTATCTAGGCTACTTTTTTTCAAGCTTTATCATCGGAAGCCTGATGCAAATTTTAATCTACCTTATATCAGCTGGCGTTTTTTACATCAAGGATGGCTTAATTCCAGGAGTTCATAACCTTCTTCCTTTGATTATAGCCATTTTGCTAAATAGCCTTTTATCAGCCAGCCTAGGTCTTGTAATCACAGGTCTTGTGAAAGCTAGGTCTAGCTTGAATTCGCTTGGAACAATCATCGGTACCCTGTCAGGTTTTTTGACTGGGGTCTATATTCCTATCGGAAGCCTTCCCAATTTGGGGCAAAATATCATCAAATTGTTCCCGGGAGCCTATAGTGCAGCCCTTTTTAGGGAAATTCTCTTAAAAGACCAACTTACAGACACTTTTAAGCAGCTACCAGCTGCTGCTCAAGATAGCTACCGTGAGATATTTGGCATTGGTTTAAAGCTTAACGGTCAATTGACCACACCCCTTGAAAATATTTTAATCATTCTCACATCATCCATAGTCCTTGCCCTCTTGTCAATTTTTATTATCAGGCGAACCCTCAAAAAGGGATTAGACTAGTCAGGTTTTTGAGGATAATTTTTCTTGGAAACGAATTCTTGGTTTTTCTTCTATTAATTAACTATTACTTGTGGTATACTTGTACAGTTGCCTGATTGAGGTAATTATAACTCGATGGAGTATTTGGATTTAGCGTTTTGGGCTTCGTTGCTTGAAATGCAACAAGTTTTTTGTAAGAGTAGAATTTACTCGGAAACGATTTTAAGAGAAACGATAATGATGCCTAACCTTTCGCGGGCTAGCCATCTAATTATAGGCAGGATATGAAGGGACTTCAGATTCCTAGCACTTTATGAAAAACTATTATAAAAAACTATAAATAACCGAAAACTCCACTTATTTGAATGGAGATTTAATGAAATTTAATGAATTAGGATTGTCAGAAGACATTCTTACAGCAGTTGAAAAAGCCGGTTTTGAAACACCGTCACCAATCCAAGAAGGAACTATCCCACTAGCAATCGCAGGACGCGATGTTATCGGACAAGCCCAAACTGGGACTGGTAAAACAGCTGCTTTTGGACTTCCAACACTTGACAGAATTGACGTCAACGGTGGAATCCAAGCCCTAGTAATTGCCCCAACTCGTGAACTTGCGGTTCAATCGCAAGAAGAACTTTTCCGTTTTGGTCGTGAAAAGGGAGTTAAGGTGCGTTCAGTTTACGGTGGATCAAGCATCGAAAAACAAATCAAGGGACTTAAGTCAGGAACTCACATCGTTGTGGGAACTCCAGGACGTCTTCTTGACCTTATCCGTCGTCGTGCCCTTAAACTTGACCAAGTAAAAGTACTTGTTCTTGATGAGGCAGACGAAATGCTTAACATGGGATTCCTTGAAGATATCGAAGACATTATCAAGGCAGTTCCAAATGAACGTCAAACCCTTCTTTTCTCAGCTACAATGCCTGATGCCATCAAACGTATCGGTGTTAAATTCATGAGCAATCCTGAACACATCAAGGTAGCTGCAAAAGAAATGACAGCTGATAACATCGAACAATTCTACATCCGTACAAAAGAATTCGAAAAATTCGATGTCCTAACACGCCTTCTTGACGTTGAACGTCCTGAGCTTGCAATCATCTTCGGTCGCACAAAACGCCGTGTTGATGAGCTTACTCGTGGACTTAAACTTCTCGGATACCGCGCTGAAGGAATTCACGGAGACCTTGCCCAACAAAAACGTATGAGCGTTCTTCGTGACTTCAAAAATGATAACCTTGATATCCTAGTTGCGACTGACGTTGCTGCCCGTGGACTTGATATCTCAGGTGTAACTCACGTTTACAACTACGATATCACTCAAGACCAAGAGTCATACGTTCACCGTATCGGACGTACTGGACGTGCTGGTAAATCAGGCCAGTCAATCACTTTCGTTACTAATAACGAAATGGGTTACCTTAAGGCCATTGAAAAACTTACCAAAAAAGAAATGACTGGTATGCGTCCACCAACAAAAGAGGAAGCATACAAGGCTAGTCTCTCAGTAGCATTTGATGAAATCAGACGCGACCTTGCGGACGAAAAAGTTGTTTCAGGACTTGGTAAATTCGACAAGGATGCTGAGCAACTTCTTAAGGAATACTCAGCTGAAGAGCTTGTAGCCCTTCTTCTTAAGGCTAAGGTTAAGGACCCTGACAACCAACCTAAGGTTGATATCGCAGCTGAAAAACCACTTCCATTTAACAATGGTTCTGGCAAAGGTGGTGGACGTGGTGGAAACCGCGGAAACAACCGTGGCGGTAACCGTCGTGGTGGTTATAAGGGACGTGGCGACCGCAATGATCGTGACCGTAACCGTAATGACCGCAATAGCGATAATAAGAAAAAAGGTTATTATCAAAACGACAAGAAAAAAGCTCATCCTAAGGGACAAGAGAAAAAAGCTGGTTTCGTAATGCGTAACCGTGGTGACAAATAAAAAAGAAGCTAGTACCTTAGGGTATTAGCTTTTTGCATGTTGACCTTACAAATCTGTAAGTTTATTTAATCTTTTAGCTGCTATAATAGTTGAGAAGTCTGCTCCTTGATTAGAGCCTTTGGCTAATCCCTGTAATTATGGTAAAATGTTCACAGAAAATAAATTCTAGGGAGACTATTAATGAAGAAATTTGCAATTATTTTAGCTGCAGGTAAGGGAACACGGATGAAGTCGGACCTTCCTAAGGTTCTTCACGAGGTTACAGGAAAGACCATGCTTGACCATGTTCGTGTAGCTGTTTCAAGTATAAATCCAGATGAGGAAGTTTTAGTTATTGGTCACAGGGCAAGTGATGTCCTTGATAGCTTGGATGACCAGCCAAAGAGCGTTCGCCAGGACGAACAACTTGGAACAGGT is a window of Streptococcaceae bacterium ESL0729 DNA encoding:
- a CDS encoding ABC transporter ATP-binding protein, which gives rise to MAQDEYLLEAKNLSKTYKDRQVVKDINLTIKKGSFTALLGTNGAGKSTTISMLTLLRRPSSGSISYDGLSSDKDSSKIRSKIGLVSQGSYLDDVLTVEDNLYMWAGLYKGISRERIKEVVGLTQLDDILKHKVKELSGGQRRRADIALAILHQPEILYLDEPTTGLDIQTRTAVWELLQEMRVSEGLTIFLTSHYLDEAESADNVYIIDGGKIIAHGSAADLIRQYSKKRLSILDGDFDQIKRILKLSQTTFPISLDFDDSIAAIATLEQLKVYIKDFTYQGGNMNDVFLSLTGREMR
- a CDS encoding ABC transporter permease, whose protein sequence is MKALMMRNLKLYFKEPLAIFFSLLSSLIILILYFAFLREGYLSNLSGLPGRDKFSDLWLLAGLLAVTGITVCFQSMAQLVIDHSSGKLQYFRLTDTRASAIYLGYFFSSFIIGSLMQILIYLISAGVFYIKDGLIPGVHNLLPLIIAILLNSLLSASLGLVITGLVKARSSLNSLGTIIGTLSGFLTGVYIPIGSLPNLGQNIIKLFPGAYSAALFREILLKDQLTDTFKQLPAAAQDSYREIFGIGLKLNGQLTTPLENILIILTSSIVLALLSIFIIRRTLKKGLD
- a CDS encoding DEAD/DEAH box helicase; this translates as MKFNELGLSEDILTAVEKAGFETPSPIQEGTIPLAIAGRDVIGQAQTGTGKTAAFGLPTLDRIDVNGGIQALVIAPTRELAVQSQEELFRFGREKGVKVRSVYGGSSIEKQIKGLKSGTHIVVGTPGRLLDLIRRRALKLDQVKVLVLDEADEMLNMGFLEDIEDIIKAVPNERQTLLFSATMPDAIKRIGVKFMSNPEHIKVAAKEMTADNIEQFYIRTKEFEKFDVLTRLLDVERPELAIIFGRTKRRVDELTRGLKLLGYRAEGIHGDLAQQKRMSVLRDFKNDNLDILVATDVAARGLDISGVTHVYNYDITQDQESYVHRIGRTGRAGKSGQSITFVTNNEMGYLKAIEKLTKKEMTGMRPPTKEEAYKASLSVAFDEIRRDLADEKVVSGLGKFDKDAEQLLKEYSAEELVALLLKAKVKDPDNQPKVDIAAEKPLPFNNGSGKGGGRGGNRGNNRGGNRRGGYKGRGDRNDRDRNRNDRNSDNKKKGYYQNDKKKAHPKGQEKKAGFVMRNRGDK